One part of the Glycine max cultivar Williams 82 chromosome 14, Glycine_max_v4.0, whole genome shotgun sequence genome encodes these proteins:
- the LOC100818101 gene encoding uncharacterized protein ycf36, whose amino-acid sequence MAIRGIGMSFSAPSTTRPILSLNPRFLSASSTIPLFLVPSRSSYLLLSFSFSRPETECPVPHEQQPINEYQSLSTSFPFSWAAGDVVEYASRLFVTGASFALLLGLPVAWFGSAGAQAEPAKRLLCAASSGLFAVTLAVVRMYLGWAYVGNRLLSATVEYEETGWYDGQIWVKTAEVLARDRLLGSFFVKPVLGRLKITLVSLATSLLVCALILINIDGDQNLTSKEPRVRVVPGVYNDDSARLFEPDAFRDELDLQ is encoded by the exons ATGGCAATAAGAGGCATAGGAATGTCGTTCTCTGCTCCATCAACAACAAGACCCATACTTTCCCTCAACCCACGATTCCTTTCAGCGTCATCCACAATCCCATTATTTCTCGTTCCCAGCAGAAGCAGTTATCTGTTATTATCGTTCTCTTTCAGCAGGCCCGAAACAGAGTGCCCTGTTCCGCACGAGCAGCAGCCCATCAACGAGTACCAGTCCCTCTCGACTTCGTTCCCGTTCTCGTGGGCCGCCGGCGACGTGGTGGAGTACGCCTCGCGCCTCTTCGTGACGGGGGCGTCCTTCGCGCTGCTGCTGGGCCTCCCCGTGGCCTGGTTCGGGTCCGCCGGGGCCCAGGCCGAGCCCGCCAAGCGCCTCCTCTGCGCCGCCTCCAGCGGCCTCTTTGCTGTCACGCTCGCTGTCGTTAGGATGTATCTTGGCTGGGCTTATGTCGGGAATCGCTTGCTCAGTGCCACCGTTGAAT ATGAGGAGACTGGGTGGTATGATGGTCAG ATTTGGGTGAAGACTGCTGAAGTTTTGGCCCGCGATAGACTCCTTGGATCATTTTTT gtCAAGCCTGTACTGGGCAGATTGAAAATTACTCTAGTGAGTCTTGCAACTTCATTACTTGTATGTGCACTTATCCTCATTAACATTGATGGGGACCAAAACCTGACATCAAAAGAACCTAGAGTTCGAGTTGTACCTGGAGTTTACAATGATGATTCTGCAAGATTATTTGAACCAGATGCCTTTCGTGATGAACTTGATCTTCAATAA
- the LOC100817575 gene encoding protein REVERSION-TO-ETHYLENE SENSITIVITY1-like isoform X1, producing the protein MELNASYDVEHSHSTQRIQHELWPLDPIDPKKAKFPCCLVWNPLPVVSWLAPFIGHVGICREDGVVLDFSGSYLVNVDDFAFGPVARYLQLDRRQCCFPPNLSAHTCKHGYLHAEYGTAIAWDDALQTSLRYFENKTHNLFTCNCHSFVANCLNRLCYGGSMNWNMVNVGALVIFKGHWVDFRSIVRSFLPFVVVVCLGVFMVGWPFLLGLLSFSLLLIGWFLLGTCLFRNLLEC; encoded by the exons ATGGAGTTAAATGCAAGTTATGACGTCGAGCATTCACATTCTACACAAAGAATACAGCATGAGCTGTGGCCTCTAGATCCAATTGATCCAAAGAAGGCAAAGTTTCCATGTTGTTTGGTTTGGAATCCACTTCCTGTGGTCTCATGGTTGGCTCCCTTCATTGGTCATGTTGGCATTTGCAGGGAGGATGGAGttgttttagatttttcagGATCATATCTTGTGAATGTTGATGATTTTGCATTTGGTCCAGTGGCAAGATACTTGCAACTTGATCGTAGACAG TGTTGCTTCCCCCCTAACCTATCTGCACATACATGCAAGCACGGTTACCTGCATGCCGAGTATGGTACTGCAATCGCATGGGACGATGCGTTACAGACAAGTTTGCGGTATTTTGAGAACAAAACTCACAACCTTTTCACTTGCAACTGCCACTCGTTTGTTGCCAACTGTCTGAATCGGCTGTGTTATGGTGGATCAATGAATTGGAACATGGTGAATGTAGGAGCTTTGGTAATATTTAAGGGGCACTGGGTTGATTTCAGGTCAATTGTAAGGTCTTTTCTGCCTTTTGTTGTGGTTGTTTGCTTAGGTGTTTTTATGGTTGGATGGCCCTTCTTACTTGGGTTACTATCCTTCTCTCTACTCTTAATAGGGTGGTTTCTATTGGGTACTTGCCTATTTAGAAACCTATTAGAGTGCTAG